Proteins encoded together in one Candidatus Hydrogenedentota bacterium window:
- a CDS encoding PilZ domain-containing protein — translation MISIFRVGQRIILRLGSRKITSRVSSYQSDWISVNLASSVALERGTVCEVACTTPGCSLLYFMQVLRTPEDTGREVVLRRNPRAGGNFNRRGWRVAVGLNAAIRRNGSPHFIDGVVHNLSMEGALVQTQARLSVNDTVDLKIDLKEGRPVLVNARVCRLEALQSAQGPSFRAGLEFTHVPGESRRALTMHLWRILREAHMNRKRERENGGA, via the coding sequence GTGATATCCATTTTTCGGGTGGGACAGCGCATTATTCTCCGGCTGGGCAGCCGCAAAATCACCTCGCGTGTGTCCAGTTACCAGTCGGATTGGATTTCCGTCAATCTGGCCAGCAGCGTCGCCCTGGAGCGCGGAACCGTGTGCGAGGTGGCGTGCACCACGCCGGGCTGCTCGCTGCTGTATTTCATGCAGGTGCTGCGCACTCCGGAGGACACGGGCCGCGAGGTGGTTCTCCGGCGAAACCCGCGGGCGGGGGGAAACTTCAACCGGCGGGGATGGCGTGTGGCGGTGGGCCTGAACGCCGCGATCCGGCGGAACGGCTCCCCCCATTTCATTGACGGGGTCGTCCACAACCTGAGCATGGAGGGCGCCCTGGTTCAGACCCAGGCGCGCCTGTCGGTCAACGACACGGTTGACCTCAAGATTGACTTGAAAGAGGGCCGTCCCGTTCTGGTGAACGCCCGCGTCTGCCGGCTGGAGGCCCTCCAGTCCGCCCAGGGCCCCTCGTTCCGCGCGGGGCTGGAGTTCACCCATGTGCCCGGGGAGTCCCGCCGCGCTCTGACGATGCACCTGTGGCGGATCCTGCGCGAGGCGCACATGAACCGCAAGCGAGAACGGGAAAACGGCGGGGCCTGA
- the glnE gene encoding bifunctional [glutamate--ammonia ligase]-adenylyl-L-tyrosine phosphorylase/[glutamate--ammonia-ligase] adenylyltransferase, with translation MSMSAPPIPFSDPGQGAQLLDTLAGVFGNLSLDTVRRALADASNPLKAALGLCRFLERSLSPRTQAELLASSPRYAALLVTLFSQSRLLTDILCRNPEYAGWLWQEAELDNARPADAILADLWAAVGPCDSFERRMTALRRAARREVLRIAAREVFIHPHFSSIGEDISNLADAALEAALRMASEQLAPRHGAPLRTTAEGPTDRRAEFTVLGMGKLGGRELNFSSDIDLVFLYSDPGVTSGGASGTVTNEEYYKKLAELIIRALSETTADGFVFRVDARLRPFGASGPLAIPFDPALEYYMHYGRAWERQALIKARPCAGDVGLGEALLGKLRPFVFPRYFDDATLEDIRRVKEQAEARTAGRGETEREVKLGRGGIRDIEFTVQMLQLLNGGRFPELRTRNTLEAIRLLGERQSFSPLEAAAMARNYTFLRGVEHRLQIEAGQQVHALPERADDLDEFARKLGYTDGAAFMRVYREHTEDSRRVLQKFLTVKGDGTLWITELLDRGADSAAGLDRLREMGFSEPEQVRRELLTLANGPKDAPHTRDVAAAFAAAAPALLEAFAHTPDPGRGLMRLAQIVERMRSPRTLYELLHYNPDLCRYLAVLTANSEYLSTLLVRDVGLLEIVGSPRTIAAPSTRASLEEDFGALLAAAVPEAAPCRLRDAEMLKTALRELVLDVSVAEVGDELTLLAEVILGHALSGAETRTGERCGPAPAPFAVLALGKFGGREMSYGSDLDLVFVYGDPETAPAPGSMSETEYFAQVASLTVKRLKEPTRHGVLYDVDARLRPDGGKGNIAIPLSRFIQYYAEEAHPWERFALMKARAVAGDPALREGLEDAARNAAFSRRPALDALEQMDSLRAKAAAAASPLDLKRHEGGLSDVEFTTRLLQLRHAAACPEVRCWGVFRALGVMKEKGLEEAETCDALADAYNFLRRVMNRVRMMRGDAASALPEDGAARGNLARRLGLAGELLDPVSEHRKRVAALYRAVHDAETRRARGDH, from the coding sequence ATGAGCATGTCCGCCCCCCCCATCCCCTTTTCCGACCCGGGGCAGGGCGCGCAGCTGCTGGACACCCTTGCCGGGGTCTTTGGCAACCTGTCCCTGGACACGGTCCGCCGCGCGCTGGCCGATGCGTCGAACCCGCTCAAGGCGGCGCTGGGCCTGTGCCGCTTTCTGGAGCGCTCCCTCAGTCCGCGCACCCAGGCGGAGCTGCTTGCCTCCAGCCCGCGCTACGCGGCCCTGCTCGTCACGCTGTTTTCCCAAAGCCGCCTGCTCACGGACATCCTCTGCCGCAACCCCGAATATGCCGGGTGGCTCTGGCAGGAGGCGGAGCTGGACAATGCCCGCCCGGCGGACGCCATTCTTGCGGACCTCTGGGCCGCCGTCGGCCCCTGCGACAGCTTCGAGCGCCGCATGACCGCCCTGCGCCGCGCCGCCCGCCGCGAGGTGCTCCGCATCGCCGCCCGCGAGGTCTTCATCCATCCCCACTTCTCCAGCATCGGCGAGGACATCTCGAACCTCGCCGACGCCGCGCTGGAGGCGGCGCTTCGCATGGCCTCGGAGCAGCTCGCGCCGCGCCACGGCGCGCCCCTGCGCACCACGGCGGAGGGGCCCACGGACCGGCGCGCGGAGTTCACCGTGCTGGGCATGGGCAAGCTCGGCGGGCGCGAGCTGAATTTCAGCTCCGACATAGACCTTGTCTTCCTCTACAGCGACCCGGGGGTGACCTCCGGCGGCGCGTCGGGCACCGTCACCAACGAGGAGTATTATAAAAAGTTGGCGGAGCTGATCATCAGGGCGCTTTCCGAGACGACCGCCGACGGCTTCGTCTTCCGCGTGGACGCGCGCCTGCGCCCCTTCGGCGCGAGCGGCCCCCTGGCCATCCCCTTCGACCCCGCCCTGGAATACTACATGCACTACGGGCGCGCCTGGGAACGGCAGGCCCTCATCAAGGCCCGCCCCTGCGCGGGCGATGTGGGGCTGGGCGAGGCCCTGCTGGGCAAACTGCGCCCCTTCGTGTTTCCCCGCTATTTCGACGACGCCACGCTCGAGGACATCCGCCGGGTCAAGGAGCAGGCCGAAGCCCGCACCGCGGGGCGCGGCGAGACGGAGCGCGAGGTGAAACTGGGCCGCGGCGGCATCCGCGACATCGAGTTCACCGTGCAGATGCTCCAGCTCCTCAACGGCGGCCGCTTCCCCGAACTGCGCACACGGAACACCCTGGAGGCCATCCGCCTCCTCGGCGAGCGCCAGAGTTTCAGCCCCCTCGAGGCGGCCGCCATGGCGCGGAACTACACCTTCCTGCGCGGGGTGGAGCACCGCCTCCAGATCGAGGCCGGGCAGCAGGTGCACGCCCTGCCCGAACGCGCGGACGACCTCGACGAATTCGCCCGCAAGCTCGGCTACACGGACGGTGCCGCGTTCATGCGGGTCTACCGCGAACACACGGAGGACAGCCGGCGCGTCCTCCAGAAGTTCCTCACCGTCAAGGGCGACGGCACCCTCTGGATCACCGAGCTGCTGGACCGGGGGGCGGATTCCGCCGCCGGTCTCGACCGGCTCCGGGAAATGGGCTTTTCGGAGCCGGAGCAGGTGCGACGGGAACTGCTGACGCTGGCAAACGGCCCGAAGGACGCGCCCCACACCCGGGACGTGGCCGCGGCCTTCGCCGCGGCGGCCCCCGCCCTGCTGGAGGCTTTCGCGCACACCCCGGACCCCGGACGGGGCCTCATGCGCCTGGCCCAGATCGTGGAGCGCATGCGCTCCCCGCGCACCCTCTATGAGCTGCTCCACTACAATCCCGACCTCTGCCGCTACCTCGCCGTGCTCACCGCAAACAGCGAATACCTCTCCACCCTCCTCGTGCGCGATGTCGGACTCCTGGAGATCGTCGGAAGCCCCCGCACCATCGCCGCGCCCTCCACCCGCGCATCGCTGGAGGAGGATTTCGGCGCCCTCCTCGCCGCCGCCGTCCCCGAGGCGGCGCCCTGCCGGCTGCGCGATGCGGAAATGCTCAAGACCGCCCTGCGGGAGCTGGTGTTGGACGTCTCCGTGGCGGAGGTGGGCGACGAGCTGACCCTGCTGGCCGAGGTCATCCTCGGCCATGCCCTCTCCGGGGCGGAGACCAGGACCGGGGAGCGGTGCGGCCCCGCGCCCGCGCCCTTCGCCGTCCTCGCCCTGGGCAAGTTCGGCGGGCGCGAGATGAGCTACGGCAGCGACCTGGACCTGGTCTTCGTGTATGGCGACCCGGAGACCGCCCCCGCGCCGGGTTCCATGTCGGAAACGGAGTATTTCGCCCAGGTCGCCTCGCTCACGGTGAAACGCCTCAAGGAGCCCACCCGCCACGGCGTGCTCTATGACGTGGACGCGCGGCTCCGCCCGGACGGCGGCAAGGGCAACATTGCCATCCCCCTCAGCCGCTTCATCCAGTATTACGCCGAGGAGGCCCACCCCTGGGAGCGCTTCGCCCTCATGAAGGCCCGCGCCGTCGCCGGGGACCCCGCTCTCCGCGAAGGCCTGGAGGATGCAGCCCGGAACGCCGCTTTCTCGCGAAGGCCCGCGCTCGACGCACTGGAACAGATGGACAGCCTGCGGGCCAAGGCGGCCGCCGCGGCATCCCCGCTGGACCTCAAGCGCCATGAGGGCGGCCTGTCCGATGTGGAGTTCACCACGCGCCTGCTTCAGCTCCGGCACGCGGCGGCCTGCCCGGAGGTCCGGTGCTGGGGCGTGTTCCGGGCGCTGGGCGTGATGAAAGAGAAGGGGTTGGAGGAGGCGGAGACCTGCGACGCCCTGGCGGACGCCTACAACTTCCTGCGCCGCGTCATGAACCGGGTGCGCATGATGCGGGGGGACGCGGCCAGCGCCCTGCCCGAGGACGGGGCGGCGCGGGGCAACCTCGCGCGGCGGCTGGGGCTGGCGGGGGAACTGCTCGATCCGGTTTCAGAGCACCGGAAGCGGGTCGCCGCGCTGTACCGGGCCGTGCACGACGCCGAAACGCGCCGCGCGCGCGGGGATCACTGA
- a CDS encoding ATP-dependent Clp protease proteolytic subunit (hydrolyzes proteins to small peptides; with the ATPase subunits ClpA or ClpX, ClpP degrades specific substrates), which produces MTPHTPFRHDGECCGDAEKPRDNGIAARLLQSRIVMVAGEIEPETAEGILAQLLLLDTLSNDPIKVVVSSPGGHVDSGYAIHDMMRFVKSPVLALGAGWVASIAVPILLGADKGKRFSLPNTRFLLHQPSGGAGGQAADIRIEAQEILKIRQKINTLIAAETGQQEEKVAKDSDRNFWMSAEEALEYGLISGIVSTMADFQ; this is translated from the coding sequence ATGACGCCCCATACCCCCTTCCGCCACGACGGCGAATGCTGCGGAGACGCCGAGAAACCCCGGGACAACGGCATCGCCGCCCGGCTGCTGCAATCCCGCATCGTCATGGTGGCGGGGGAGATTGAGCCGGAGACGGCGGAAGGCATTCTCGCGCAGCTGCTGCTGCTGGACACCCTCTCCAACGACCCGATCAAGGTGGTGGTGTCCTCGCCGGGCGGGCATGTGGACTCCGGGTACGCCATCCACGACATGATGCGCTTTGTGAAGTCCCCCGTGCTGGCGCTCGGGGCGGGCTGGGTGGCGAGCATCGCCGTGCCGATCCTGCTGGGCGCGGACAAGGGCAAGCGGTTCAGCCTGCCCAACACGCGCTTCCTGCTTCACCAGCCGAGCGGCGGCGCGGGCGGCCAGGCGGCGGACATCCGGATCGAGGCGCAGGAAATCCTGAAGATCCGCCAGAAGATCAACACGCTGATCGCCGCGGAGACCGGACAGCAGGAGGAGAAGGTCGCCAAGGACAGCGACCGGAACTTCTGGATGAGCGCCGAGGAAGCCCTGGAATACGGGCTGATTTCGGGCATCGTCTCCACCATGGCCGATTTTCAGTGA
- a CDS encoding sugar phosphate isomerase/epimerase, with the protein MTTKPWTLEQAVDGYTRAGIPGITVWREHLAPLGAKKAAKLLRDAEMNVVSLCRGGFFVASGAQAREQAKGENRRAIEEAAELGAPVLVLVCGAAPEVDLPRARQQIFDAIHAIEPDAKAAGVRLAIEPLHPMYADSRSAINTLEQANNIVFALNSPMVGVAVDVYHCWWDPFLRSEISRAGKSIFAFHVCDWRTPTRDLLNDRGMPGDGCINIREIRGWVEQAGFRGFVEVEVFSDQYWGWDQEKLVERIKRAWKQHA; encoded by the coding sequence ATGACCACCAAGCCCTGGACCCTGGAGCAGGCGGTGGACGGGTACACCCGCGCCGGCATCCCCGGCATCACCGTCTGGCGGGAGCATCTCGCCCCCCTGGGCGCGAAGAAGGCGGCAAAACTCCTGCGCGACGCCGAAATGAACGTGGTCAGCCTGTGCCGGGGCGGGTTCTTCGTGGCCTCGGGCGCCCAGGCGCGCGAACAGGCCAAGGGCGAGAACCGCCGCGCCATTGAGGAGGCCGCCGAACTGGGCGCGCCGGTGCTCGTGCTGGTGTGCGGCGCGGCCCCCGAGGTGGACCTCCCCCGCGCCCGCCAGCAGATTTTCGACGCCATCCACGCGATTGAGCCCGACGCCAAAGCCGCCGGGGTGCGCCTGGCCATCGAGCCCCTCCATCCCATGTACGCCGACTCCCGGTCCGCCATCAACACGCTGGAGCAGGCGAACAACATCGTCTTCGCCCTGAACAGCCCCATGGTGGGCGTGGCGGTGGACGTTTACCACTGCTGGTGGGACCCCTTCCTGCGCTCGGAAATCTCCCGGGCGGGCAAAAGCATCTTCGCCTTCCACGTCTGCGACTGGCGCACCCCCACCCGCGACCTGCTTAACGACCGCGGCATGCCCGGCGACGGCTGCATCAACATCCGCGAGATACGCGGGTGGGTGGAGCAGGCGGGCTTCCGCGGCTTTGTCGAGGTGGAGGTCTTCTCCGACCAGTACTGGGGATGGGACCAGGAGAAGCTCGTGGAGCGGATCAAGCGCGCCTGGAAACAGCACGCGTAG
- a CDS encoding Gfo/Idh/MocA family oxidoreductase: protein MNGVTGRMGMNQHLERSLMAIRAAGGVELPDGRRILPAPLLVGRNEEKLRALAEKHGGLPWSTDLDACLSDPDYPVYFDAQTTLRRVEAVSAAIAAGKHIYCEKPSADTATGALALFHAAEAGGVRHGVVQDKLWLPGLVKLRRVMASGALGKVHSVKADFGYWVFTGGDGQPQRPSWNYKKAEGGGIISDMLCHWRYLIDNLFGPVASVCCLGATHVPRRLDEAGHPYEADAEDAAYMTAVTKPGIVCQFNSSWTTRVRRDDLLTVQVDGDKGSAVAGLRECRVQKGADTPRPVWNPDIPSPINFFDGWETVPETEPCDNAFKAQWELFLRHLHTDEPFPWNLLEGAKGVQFAELGYESWRRRAWVDVPAL, encoded by the coding sequence ATGAACGGCGTCACCGGGCGCATGGGGATGAACCAGCATCTCGAACGCTCCCTCATGGCCATCCGCGCCGCCGGGGGGGTGGAACTGCCCGACGGGCGCAGGATTCTGCCGGCCCCCCTTCTGGTGGGAAGGAACGAGGAAAAACTGCGCGCGCTGGCGGAGAAACACGGCGGGCTGCCGTGGTCCACCGATCTCGACGCCTGCCTGTCCGACCCGGACTACCCTGTCTATTTCGACGCGCAAACCACCCTTCGCCGTGTGGAGGCGGTGTCCGCCGCCATCGCCGCGGGAAAGCACATTTATTGCGAGAAACCCTCCGCGGACACCGCCACCGGGGCCTTGGCGCTGTTTCACGCCGCCGAGGCCGGGGGCGTGCGCCACGGCGTGGTCCAGGACAAGCTGTGGCTCCCCGGCCTGGTCAAACTCCGCCGGGTCATGGCTTCTGGCGCGCTGGGAAAGGTGCACAGTGTCAAGGCCGACTTCGGCTACTGGGTCTTCACCGGCGGGGACGGCCAGCCCCAGCGCCCCTCGTGGAACTACAAAAAGGCCGAGGGCGGCGGCATCATCTCCGACATGCTCTGCCACTGGCGCTACCTGATTGACAACCTCTTCGGCCCCGTGGCCTCGGTCTGCTGTCTCGGGGCCACCCACGTCCCGCGCCGCCTGGACGAGGCCGGCCATCCCTATGAAGCCGACGCCGAGGACGCCGCCTACATGACCGCCGTCACGAAACCCGGGATCGTCTGCCAGTTCAACTCCTCCTGGACCACGCGGGTCCGGCGCGACGACCTGCTCACCGTGCAGGTGGACGGCGACAAGGGGTCGGCAGTGGCGGGACTGCGCGAATGCCGGGTCCAGAAGGGCGCCGACACCCCGCGGCCCGTCTGGAACCCCGACATCCCGAGCCCGATCAACTTCTTCGACGGATGGGAGACCGTTCCCGAGACGGAACCCTGTGACAACGCGTTCAAGGCGCAGTGGGAGCTTTTCCTGCGCCATCTGCACACCGATGAACCCTTCCCCTGGAACCTCCTGGAAGGGGCCAAGGGCGTGCAGTTCGCCGAACTGGGATATGAAAGCTGGCGGCGCCGGGCCTGGGTGGACGTGCCCGCCCTGTAG